From Zhongshania aliphaticivorans, one genomic window encodes:
- a CDS encoding TonB-dependent receptor, translating to MLNSKLRSGALALMVIPAAGFAAGESGRPQLEEVIVTAQKQQQSLQDVPVAVAAVDGAKIRDAGLQRIEELTAYVPNFKMAVTGQGNAVYIRGVGSGDNRGFEQSVGMFIDGIYAGRGQQFQAPFLDIALVEVLKGPQGTLFGKNTIAGAVNITTSRPTEELSGELSYQHNSELGANEMTAVLNIPMGDSFSARAAYKRLDEEGYVENFILDRNEAQRADESLRLALRWDASDKLDVNLKMERSDFGLTGTSFQLTDNTGTFNLYQSNIALPIDLPISLPLPLLSFNLEDEIDPREDGQLDRRKSDKQFAWQPAMTQNNSDAAVLTLDYEVSDTITLTSITGYSQFDFTFNLDADFTDLEFIGTENTEDFTQLSQEFRIAGSAGERIDFIAGVYAHTQELNSTLWLNLDFAALGIPSTLPIPGLSLSLPTQLATYTEFDQTTDSVAVFGQATWNITETLSATFGLRWGQDEKVASKYLDVAEFRSKERTVNPLYAIIAGALNNSENHNISNARKVANVSPAFNLQWYAVEDVMTYFRYAKGFKDGGFNASDTTASQDAFTYEDEEADTFELGIKTTLLDGAATFNAAVFYTEFMDRQVSNFTLTGYVAGNAAESITQGVEADLRWALSERLTVGASMAWLDSYFTSFVDGPCNAEQTDAAYRAGNPDCRQDLSGAGTDYAPEVSASLTSQYIQPIGDAMELRVQLDLNYSDEYFYTQDRDESDLQEAYYKINGRLSLLNFAKGWEVALIAKNLTNEMTRSSGNDVPLFVGAHFAATDAPRSVAVEGVLRF from the coding sequence ATGCTGAACAGCAAACTACGGAGTGGCGCCTTGGCGCTGATGGTGATCCCCGCTGCCGGATTTGCAGCTGGAGAAAGTGGCCGCCCGCAGCTCGAAGAGGTGATTGTTACGGCCCAGAAACAGCAACAAAGCTTGCAAGACGTCCCGGTCGCGGTAGCTGCAGTTGACGGTGCCAAGATACGCGATGCGGGTCTTCAGCGTATTGAGGAGCTGACTGCCTATGTGCCTAACTTTAAAATGGCGGTCACTGGACAAGGGAACGCGGTGTATATCCGTGGCGTTGGCTCAGGTGATAACCGCGGATTTGAACAATCGGTAGGTATGTTTATCGACGGTATTTACGCGGGACGGGGCCAACAATTTCAGGCGCCATTTCTTGATATTGCCTTGGTTGAAGTACTGAAAGGGCCGCAGGGAACACTTTTTGGGAAGAACACCATCGCTGGCGCAGTGAATATTACTACTAGCCGTCCAACTGAAGAGCTAAGCGGTGAGCTGAGCTACCAGCACAATTCGGAGCTGGGTGCGAATGAGATGACAGCGGTATTGAATATTCCCATGGGGGACAGCTTTTCTGCCCGTGCGGCGTACAAGCGGCTTGATGAAGAGGGCTATGTCGAAAATTTTATTCTTGATCGCAATGAGGCGCAGCGCGCTGATGAATCCCTGCGTTTAGCACTGCGCTGGGACGCGAGTGACAAGCTAGACGTGAATCTTAAAATGGAGCGATCTGATTTTGGTTTAACCGGTACCAGCTTTCAGCTTACCGATAATACCGGTACGTTTAATTTGTACCAATCAAATATTGCCTTGCCGATTGATTTACCTATTTCATTACCTCTGCCCTTGCTGTCGTTTAATTTGGAGGACGAAATAGACCCTCGCGAGGATGGTCAGCTTGATCGTCGAAAATCCGACAAGCAGTTTGCTTGGCAGCCAGCGATGACCCAAAATAACAGTGATGCTGCGGTACTGACCTTAGACTATGAGGTGTCAGATACAATTACTCTGACAAGTATTACCGGTTATTCCCAGTTTGATTTTACCTTTAATTTAGATGCTGATTTTACTGATCTGGAGTTTATCGGCACTGAAAATACTGAGGATTTCACTCAGCTGAGCCAGGAGTTTCGAATTGCGGGTAGCGCTGGCGAGCGCATCGACTTTATCGCCGGTGTTTACGCGCACACCCAAGAGCTAAACAGTACACTATGGCTTAACTTGGACTTTGCTGCGCTGGGCATACCAAGTACCTTGCCGATTCCGGGTTTAAGCTTGTCGTTGCCAACCCAGTTGGCGACCTATACCGAATTTGATCAGACCACCGACAGCGTGGCGGTATTTGGGCAAGCAACATGGAATATCACCGAGACGCTCAGCGCGACCTTTGGTCTTCGTTGGGGGCAGGACGAAAAAGTGGCGAGCAAATATTTAGATGTTGCCGAGTTTCGTTCTAAAGAGCGCACCGTCAATCCGCTGTATGCGATTATTGCTGGTGCGTTAAATAATTCAGAAAATCACAATATTAGCAATGCGCGCAAAGTGGCTAATGTCTCTCCGGCGTTTAATCTGCAATGGTATGCCGTCGAAGACGTAATGACCTATTTTCGTTACGCCAAAGGCTTTAAAGATGGCGGCTTTAATGCCAGCGATACCACGGCTAGCCAAGATGCATTTACCTATGAAGATGAAGAAGCCGACACTTTCGAGTTGGGCATAAAAACCACCTTACTCGATGGTGCGGCAACATTTAATGCGGCCGTATTCTATACTGAATTTATGGATCGCCAAGTCAGTAATTTTACCTTAACAGGCTATGTGGCTGGCAATGCGGCTGAATCTATTACGCAAGGTGTTGAGGCTGATCTGCGTTGGGCATTGAGTGAGCGCTTAACCGTGGGTGCCTCAATGGCGTGGCTGGACTCTTACTTCACCTCGTTTGTGGATGGGCCGTGTAATGCAGAGCAAACCGATGCTGCCTACCGGGCCGGTAATCCTGATTGTCGTCAGGATCTGTCTGGCGCCGGGACGGATTATGCGCCTGAAGTGTCGGCGAGTTTAACCAGCCAGTATATTCAGCCTATTGGCGATGCAATGGAATTGCGTGTGCAGCTGGACCTGAATTACAGCGATGAATACTTTTACACCCAAGATCGCGACGAGTCTGATTTGCAGGAAGCCTACTACAAAATCAATGGTCGCCTGTCACTGCTGAACTTTGCCAAGGGTTGGGAAGTCGCGCTGATTGCCAAAAACTTAACGAATGAAATGACCCGCTCAAGCGGCAATGATGTTCCATTATTTGTTGGTGCTCACTTTGCGGCAACCGATGCGCCGCGCAGTGTTGCGGTAGAGGGTGTATTGCGCTTTTAA
- a CDS encoding NAD-dependent epimerase/dehydratase family protein, giving the protein MKVLVVGGTGLIGGEIALYLQENGHAVTLMSRKPTTVPGLADMPFLQGDYINDDFSDGRLNGFDWLVFSAAADIRNIPQDGSVSPQDFYTKVNDEAVPRFFAAARDAGFSRAVMVGTFYPQVAPQQIGVCPYVTSRHNTDVAVRALSNEKFSVCSINAPFVLGNIPGMDVPYISALEQYARGNIPGLPVFAPKGGTNHISSRSLAQAALNALNKGEPGKGYLVGDENYSWKEYLELWFEAVGNPLELEVREDDHPMFPNVIMFAGAGATVSYEPAAEDMAVLSYDRHQIKALIKRIVTP; this is encoded by the coding sequence ATGAAGGTATTAGTGGTAGGCGGTACGGGCTTAATCGGCGGCGAGATTGCACTTTACTTGCAAGAAAACGGTCATGCGGTAACGCTGATGTCCCGCAAGCCGACGACAGTGCCGGGGCTGGCTGATATGCCGTTTCTCCAAGGCGACTACATCAATGACGATTTTTCTGATGGCCGCCTGAACGGCTTCGATTGGCTGGTATTCTCAGCCGCGGCGGATATTCGCAATATTCCCCAAGACGGCTCTGTTTCCCCTCAGGACTTTTACACGAAGGTAAATGATGAGGCAGTACCCCGTTTCTTTGCCGCTGCTCGGGACGCAGGGTTTAGCAGGGCAGTGATGGTGGGGACTTTTTACCCGCAAGTTGCGCCGCAGCAGATCGGCGTTTGCCCCTATGTCACCTCGCGCCATAATACCGACGTGGCCGTCCGCGCGCTGAGTAATGAAAAGTTCTCGGTGTGCAGCATAAATGCACCGTTTGTCCTCGGTAATATCCCCGGCATGGACGTGCCTTATATCAGTGCGCTGGAGCAATACGCGCGGGGCAATATTCCGGGCCTACCGGTATTCGCGCCCAAGGGAGGCACCAACCACATCAGTTCTCGTTCGCTTGCACAGGCGGCGCTGAATGCTTTGAATAAAGGCGAGCCGGGCAAGGGCTATCTCGTTGGCGACGAGAATTACAGTTGGAAGGAATATCTTGAGTTGTGGTTTGAGGCAGTGGGAAATCCGCTGGAACTTGAGGTTAGAGAAGACGATCACCCCATGTTCCCCAATGTCATTATGTTTGCAGGCGCCGGAGCTACGGTGAGCTATGAGCCAGCGGCTGAGGATATGGCGGTACTTAGCTATGATCGTCATCAGATCAAAGCTTTAATTAAACGTATTGTTACGCCATAG
- a CDS encoding sulfotransferase gives MYFDIEYYWRVLRHVWSLKVWRGRRRMLFRLVFLVPLITLIHGLCFVLDYLFFPRLWRQKIRQPVFVVGHARSGSTLIHRLLAADGETFSYFLYWETFFPSLLQKKIIRGLGWVDQYVFGGPIKKRLMAWDEKTFGKYRHIHDMSLWNSEEDQFVMRGAFLTQQWALDVPMMDVIDLFHVDEMPVKKRRRWLRHYRECVKRQLLLNGGSGIHLSKNPVMSGWVESLIETFPDARIAVVVRDPRECIPSVLKLVEVSWRAKGWRREDYDASLRALTEVSFETFQHPRQVLARHPNTPQIVLDYRQLTRQPRSTVLQVYEAFNMTVSPEFDRYLLAQEDKERSHSTRFAYSIDDYELSPERIEKELAVFFDDFAWPQATQ, from the coding sequence ATGTACTTTGATATTGAATATTACTGGCGGGTGCTACGCCATGTGTGGTCGCTAAAAGTTTGGCGTGGGCGTCGACGCATGCTATTCCGGCTTGTCTTTTTAGTGCCGCTGATAACCCTTATTCACGGTCTTTGTTTTGTATTGGACTACCTTTTTTTTCCGCGCTTGTGGCGCCAAAAGATTCGCCAGCCGGTCTTTGTGGTGGGGCATGCGCGCAGTGGCTCCACCTTGATTCATCGCCTATTGGCCGCCGATGGCGAAACCTTCAGTTACTTTCTGTATTGGGAGACCTTCTTTCCCTCGCTGCTCCAGAAAAAAATTATTCGCGGTCTCGGCTGGGTCGATCAATATGTGTTTGGTGGTCCGATTAAAAAGCGGCTAATGGCCTGGGATGAAAAAACCTTTGGCAAATATCGCCACATTCACGATATGAGTTTGTGGAACTCAGAGGAGGACCAATTCGTGATGCGCGGCGCGTTTCTTACCCAGCAGTGGGCCTTGGATGTACCGATGATGGACGTGATTGACCTTTTCCATGTTGACGAAATGCCAGTGAAAAAGCGTCGTCGTTGGTTGCGTCACTATCGCGAGTGCGTTAAACGCCAATTATTACTCAATGGTGGTAGTGGTATTCATCTCAGTAAAAACCCGGTGATGAGTGGTTGGGTAGAGTCGCTCATCGAGACCTTTCCTGATGCCCGTATCGCAGTAGTGGTGCGCGATCCTCGTGAGTGCATACCGAGTGTACTGAAATTGGTTGAAGTCAGCTGGAGAGCCAAGGGCTGGCGGCGGGAGGATTATGACGCGTCGTTGCGAGCCTTAACTGAAGTGTCATTCGAGACCTTTCAGCATCCGCGACAGGTATTGGCGCGCCATCCGAATACCCCACAAATCGTGCTTGATTATCGCCAGCTTACACGGCAGCCCCGGTCTACGGTGTTACAGGTCTACGAGGCATTCAATATGACCGTATCGCCAGAGTTCGATCGTTATTTACTTGCTCAAGAAGATAAAGAACGCAGTCACAGTACCCGGTTTGCCTACAGCATAGACGACTATGAATTGTCGCCAGAGCGTATCGAGAAAGAGCTAGCGGTGTTTTTTGATGACTTCGCGTGGCCGCAGGCCACGCAATGA
- a CDS encoding TetR/AcrR family transcriptional regulator: MKKLPPEPRRRPSQSRSKVLVDAIIQACKQVLADEGEERLTTNRIAEVAGVTIGSLYQYFPNKEAILANLLSEEFAAASDQVCREVTPRVAAQIGISLRATIHELIHVTAELHLRYLRLHGSFYREYHDFFDFHGKVNKHMTEVFHQPSWQDWLPDLLKKYKSEIIVSDLDQAAFISANIIEGLISTALKDRPEWLESEVYLDNIETAVMNFLQGCNGE; encoded by the coding sequence ATGAAAAAATTACCACCAGAACCCCGTCGTCGGCCGAGTCAGAGCCGCTCAAAAGTATTGGTAGACGCCATTATCCAAGCCTGCAAACAGGTATTGGCCGACGAGGGCGAAGAGCGCCTTACAACCAACCGCATCGCCGAAGTTGCCGGAGTGACCATTGGCTCCCTTTACCAATACTTCCCAAATAAAGAGGCCATACTCGCCAATCTGCTCAGCGAAGAATTTGCTGCGGCAAGTGACCAAGTCTGCCGAGAAGTGACGCCCCGGGTTGCCGCACAGATTGGGATTTCCCTGCGCGCCACCATCCACGAGCTCATTCACGTCACCGCGGAATTACATCTGCGCTACCTACGACTGCACGGCAGCTTTTATCGGGAGTATCACGATTTTTTTGATTTTCACGGCAAGGTCAACAAACACATGACCGAGGTTTTCCACCAACCGTCATGGCAAGATTGGTTACCTGATCTATTAAAAAAATACAAAAGCGAAATTATCGTCAGTGATCTCGATCAGGCCGCGTTTATAAGCGCGAATATCATTGAAGGCTTAATAAGCACAGCGCTAAAGGACAGGCCCGAGTGGCTTGAGAGTGAGGTTTATCTCGACAATATTGAAACTGCCGTGATGAATTTTTTACAGGGCTGTAACGGGGAATAG
- a CDS encoding TonB-dependent receptor: MKSLAHCALALGSVFALVSTSSFAQQKNMMLEEVIVTAQKKAESLQDTPIAMDAFNEEALAREGIGSIGDLANNVPSLNIQPFPINTTTLRIYIRGIGLVDAQITQDPPVGVYIDGAYIARSSSLATEIADLSRIEVLRGPQGTLYGRNSTGGAVNLVTRRPDPDALLLKQSLTYGDRNLFTSKSMLNLPLWQGSALKLSYLEKSVDGYIENTGLGGDFGDSATTGYRVDFGWDIGDTIRLDYAYDKADVANTNMAYSAVLPSEDIPNPGANSGIAITNLINSGARQFYDFNVSGRRPDKMHSPVDLVEADNIIDGHQLSLNWDYSEHLAIKYIYAQRSLFDSTPTNLGTGARTDGYRLDNNALLGFPVAPLAGGTAPCTPVCIGRSVFYDGFQPDITQEQSSHELQFSGGLLDDRLSYIAGLYYFEETAHQGADEVGHLLSAPLGSAQDGNNTGNRIEVMTQQNAYIENTAMAAFMQLAWRPQILENRLSFTLGFRHSQDNRKARQQRRQISFLVTPGDGDNTDRDDMDIATQLPEVFYDAYGDRDFDDQSYSLVAAFDLSDEINLYAKRNEAYKSGGFNTREPVNAGGAERFSQGFDPEKVTAYELGIKSRLFENRVQVNADVFVQIFEGQQLNFGIPNAVSDTTVANSDESTLQGFEFDTTWLAHEDLVLIFNYAYLAASIDPSANPLSGEIDDGFVFDSAPRHAYTAAMDWSIWQGNTGQRLAFNATYSFTDERNGGVRRDTSTFQIDRQAAFAVLNARLGLYDLTLFDGDVDIALWSKNLLDEEYSINNIHNLPEAGRSVMFGEPRSVGLDFIYTWQR; this comes from the coding sequence ATGAAGTCCCTTGCTCATTGCGCACTAGCGCTTGGTTCGGTGTTTGCTTTAGTGTCGACATCCAGCTTTGCCCAGCAAAAGAATATGATGCTAGAAGAGGTCATCGTTACGGCCCAGAAAAAGGCGGAATCTTTACAAGACACGCCAATCGCGATGGATGCATTTAATGAAGAGGCCCTGGCGCGTGAGGGTATCGGTAGTATTGGCGATTTGGCGAATAATGTCCCCTCGTTAAATATTCAGCCGTTTCCAATTAACACCACCACCTTGCGAATTTATATTCGCGGTATAGGACTTGTTGACGCCCAGATAACCCAAGACCCGCCGGTGGGGGTGTATATCGACGGTGCCTATATTGCGCGCTCCTCGTCCCTGGCAACTGAGATTGCGGACTTAAGCCGTATTGAGGTTTTGCGCGGGCCGCAGGGCACCTTATACGGTCGCAACTCCACCGGCGGTGCGGTGAACCTCGTCACTCGCCGTCCTGATCCAGATGCGCTGTTGCTAAAGCAAAGCTTGACCTACGGCGACCGTAATCTGTTTACCAGTAAAAGCATGTTAAACCTGCCGCTTTGGCAGGGCTCGGCATTAAAACTTTCCTATCTTGAAAAATCTGTTGACGGCTATATTGAAAACACCGGCTTGGGTGGTGACTTTGGTGATTCAGCAACCACAGGTTACCGAGTCGATTTTGGCTGGGATATCGGAGACACAATTCGGCTTGATTACGCCTACGACAAGGCCGATGTGGCCAACACCAATATGGCTTATTCTGCGGTATTGCCGTCGGAAGATATTCCAAACCCCGGCGCAAATTCTGGCATCGCCATTACCAATTTGATTAACTCTGGTGCCCGCCAGTTTTACGACTTTAATGTGTCGGGGCGCCGCCCAGATAAAATGCATTCTCCGGTCGATCTTGTCGAGGCGGATAATATTATTGACGGCCATCAGCTGAGCCTTAACTGGGATTACAGTGAGCATTTAGCGATTAAATATATCTATGCCCAGCGTTCGCTCTTTGACAGTACGCCTACCAATTTAGGCACTGGTGCTCGCACCGACGGCTATCGCCTTGATAATAATGCTCTGCTTGGCTTTCCTGTCGCGCCCCTTGCGGGTGGTACTGCGCCATGTACCCCTGTTTGCATAGGCCGAAGCGTTTTCTATGATGGCTTTCAGCCCGACATCACCCAAGAACAGTCGTCTCATGAGCTTCAGTTCTCTGGCGGCCTGCTGGACGATCGTTTGTCTTATATCGCGGGTTTATATTATTTTGAAGAAACTGCGCACCAGGGGGCAGACGAAGTCGGCCATTTACTTTCTGCGCCGCTAGGCAGTGCTCAAGACGGCAATAATACCGGCAACCGCATTGAAGTTATGACTCAGCAGAATGCCTATATAGAAAACACCGCAATGGCTGCTTTCATGCAGTTGGCTTGGCGGCCGCAGATACTAGAGAATCGCTTAAGCTTTACCTTGGGCTTTAGGCATTCGCAAGACAATCGTAAAGCGCGTCAGCAGCGGCGGCAGATTAGCTTTTTAGTAACCCCTGGTGACGGTGACAATACTGACCGGGATGATATGGATATTGCTACCCAGCTTCCGGAAGTGTTTTACGATGCCTACGGTGACCGCGATTTTGACGACCAGTCCTATAGCCTGGTTGCCGCCTTTGACCTTAGCGATGAAATTAACCTTTATGCCAAGCGTAATGAAGCCTATAAAAGTGGTGGCTTTAATACGCGAGAACCCGTCAACGCCGGCGGCGCGGAGCGTTTTAGCCAAGGTTTTGATCCAGAGAAAGTAACGGCCTATGAGCTGGGTATTAAGTCGCGCCTGTTTGAGAATAGAGTGCAAGTTAATGCCGATGTGTTTGTGCAAATTTTTGAAGGCCAGCAGCTTAATTTCGGTATACCGAACGCGGTGAGCGATACCACCGTTGCGAATTCCGATGAATCTACCCTACAGGGCTTTGAATTTGATACAACATGGTTGGCCCACGAAGATCTGGTGCTGATTTTTAATTATGCCTATCTTGCTGCCAGTATTGACCCTAGCGCTAACCCGCTGTCTGGGGAAATTGACGACGGCTTTGTGTTTGACTCAGCGCCACGTCACGCCTATACCGCGGCCATGGATTGGAGTATTTGGCAGGGTAATACTGGTCAGCGCCTGGCCTTTAATGCGACCTATTCCTTTACTGATGAGCGCAATGGTGGGGTAAGAAGAGATACCTCGACCTTCCAAATAGACCGTCAAGCCGCGTTTGCGGTGCTGAACGCTCGCCTTGGTTTATACGACCTGACACTGTTTGATGGCGATGTTGATATTGCGCTGTGGAGTAAGAATTTGCTCGACGAAGAGTACAGCATCAATAATATTCACAATTTGCCGGAAGCGGGCCGTTCGGTCATGTTTGGCGAGCCGCGTAGTGTTGGCTTGGACTTCATTTATACTTGGCAGCGGTAA
- a CDS encoding alkene reductase, whose amino-acid sequence MQLLSPVKLGRMSLANRVIMAPMTRSRADAQGDMPNQIMKDYYAQRAGAGLIITEGCHPSAEGKGYCRTPGMYTQAQQAAWAEVCDAVHARGGKIVLQLMHCGRVAHSDNKAAGIRTVAPSAIPAQGQIYTEAGMQDFVMPVAMSLDDIEQTIADYVSATKMAFAAGFDGVELHCTSGYLPAQFLSTGTNHRGDQYGGCLENRLRFVLELLAAMTAVDGADRVGMRICPGNPFNDLQDDDHCATFAALLDAVDQMGLAYLHVIRMPKIQDNIALAKAHFSGPLIVNDSYSRDEAEAALADPQIAAVSFGRAFIANPDLPHRFANELSLAEMNPRLLYSPGPEGYCDYPVSQ is encoded by the coding sequence ATGCAATTACTGAGTCCCGTAAAGCTGGGCAGAATGAGTTTGGCGAATCGTGTGATTATGGCGCCCATGACCCGCTCCCGCGCTGATGCGCAGGGTGATATGCCTAATCAGATAATGAAGGACTACTACGCCCAGCGTGCTGGTGCCGGTCTCATTATTACCGAGGGTTGCCATCCTAGCGCGGAAGGCAAAGGTTATTGTCGCACGCCAGGTATGTACACTCAGGCTCAGCAAGCGGCATGGGCGGAGGTTTGCGATGCGGTGCATGCGCGGGGTGGCAAAATTGTGCTGCAGCTAATGCACTGTGGCCGGGTGGCCCACAGCGATAACAAAGCGGCAGGGATAAGAACCGTCGCGCCCTCGGCGATTCCAGCCCAAGGTCAAATTTATACTGAAGCCGGTATGCAAGACTTTGTAATGCCGGTGGCAATGAGCCTAGACGATATTGAACAAACCATTGCCGATTATGTAAGCGCGACAAAGATGGCATTTGCCGCCGGATTTGATGGCGTTGAATTGCACTGCACCAGTGGCTATCTTCCCGCTCAGTTTCTTAGCACTGGTACAAATCACCGCGGCGACCAATACGGCGGCTGCTTAGAAAATCGCTTACGTTTCGTGCTTGAGTTATTAGCGGCAATGACGGCGGTAGACGGCGCTGATCGTGTTGGTATGCGAATTTGCCCTGGCAACCCCTTTAATGATCTGCAAGATGACGATCACTGCGCGACATTCGCGGCCTTGCTCGATGCGGTCGACCAAATGGGCTTGGCGTATTTGCACGTCATTCGCATGCCTAAAATTCAAGATAATATCGCCTTGGCGAAAGCGCATTTTAGTGGTCCGCTCATTGTGAATGACAGCTATAGCCGCGATGAGGCAGAAGCGGCGTTGGCAGATCCGCAGATTGCGGCGGTGTCGTTTGGGCGGGCATTTATTGCCAATCCAGATTTACCACATCGCTTTGCAAATGAATTGTCACTGGCTGAGATGAACCCGCGTTTACTTTATTCGCCGGGCCCCGAAGGCTATTGCGATTACCCTGTAAGTCAGTAA
- a CDS encoding nuclear transport factor 2 family protein: MTTSLEQRIDRLESLDEIRQLVAKYSLSLDMRDLDAHVNLFAEDIRVSREHSGRSHLKAWVDDTLRHQFTGTSHHTGNHIIEFKDPDNAIGVLYSKNEHECGGEWVIMQMLYWDDYQRIDGRWYFRRRLPCYWYATDLNKPPIGDMKMRWPGREPYHGAFHELFPSWKEFWQNSPVDAPEVAEPAPVDEFLTRMRRGSPAPKIRVR; the protein is encoded by the coding sequence ATGACGACTTCGCTAGAGCAGCGTATTGATCGACTGGAATCCTTAGACGAAATTCGGCAATTGGTAGCCAAGTATTCTTTGTCTTTGGATATGCGTGATCTCGACGCCCACGTGAATTTATTTGCCGAAGACATTCGGGTGAGTAGGGAACACAGTGGCCGCAGTCATTTAAAAGCCTGGGTAGACGATACCCTGCGCCACCAGTTTACCGGCACGTCTCATCACACCGGCAACCACATTATCGAGTTTAAAGATCCAGATAATGCCATTGGCGTCTTGTACTCTAAAAATGAACATGAGTGCGGCGGTGAGTGGGTGATCATGCAAATGTTGTACTGGGATGATTACCAGCGCATCGACGGCCGTTGGTATTTTCGGCGGCGCTTGCCCTGTTACTGGTACGCCACTGATTTGAATAAGCCGCCAATCGGCGATATGAAAATGCGCTGGCCGGGCAGAGAGCCCTACCACGGCGCATTTCACGAGCTATTTCCTAGCTGGAAAGAGTTCTGGCAAAACAGCCCCGTAGATGCGCCGGAGGTTGCCGAGCCCGCACCGGTCGACGAGTTTTTAACGCGTATGCGCCGCGGCAGTCCCGCACCAAAAATTAGGGTGAGATAA
- a CDS encoding SDR family NAD(P)-dependent oxidoreductase has product MTNRLQGKVAIITGGGQGIGAATAIRFAEEGAKVVICSRRIEPLQTVAKTIQDAGGECLPLSVDVSDELAVKKLVEDTVAHFGKIDIIVNNAVLMVPGMLANHKTKAWHQNFQVSLDGAMFLMRESFKQLRANGGAVVNVSSVCGLAGSMGTAGYSAAKAAMISLTRNASIEWAPKIRCNAVVPGAFLTPSLESVNPDEDSQKATGKTIPLQRIGDPRECANAILFLASDDASYITGAVLPVDGGRMAELNTGAAAWGD; this is encoded by the coding sequence ATGACGAACAGACTACAGGGCAAGGTTGCCATTATTACCGGGGGCGGTCAGGGCATTGGCGCGGCTACGGCAATTCGCTTTGCTGAAGAGGGCGCAAAGGTGGTGATCTGCAGTCGACGTATAGAGCCGCTGCAAACCGTTGCCAAAACTATTCAAGATGCTGGCGGCGAATGCCTGCCGCTGTCGGTGGATGTCAGTGACGAGTTGGCGGTCAAAAAGCTAGTTGAAGATACCGTCGCCCATTTCGGCAAAATCGATATTATCGTCAACAATGCGGTGTTAATGGTGCCGGGCATGTTGGCTAATCACAAGACCAAGGCTTGGCATCAAAACTTTCAGGTGTCCCTCGATGGCGCCATGTTCTTGATGCGCGAATCCTTTAAGCAATTGCGTGCCAATGGTGGCGCGGTGGTGAATGTATCGTCGGTATGCGGTCTGGCTGGCTCCATGGGCACCGCCGGATACAGCGCCGCTAAAGCTGCGATGATCTCGCTGACCCGCAACGCCTCAATCGAATGGGCGCCCAAAATTCGCTGCAATGCGGTGGTGCCGGGGGCGTTTTTAACGCCGTCGCTGGAATCGGTAAACCCCGATGAAGACAGCCAAAAAGCCACGGGAAAAACGATTCCCCTGCAGCGTATTGGCGATCCTCGCGAATGCGCGAATGCGATTCTGTTCTTGGCCAGCGATGACGCGTCCTATATCACTGGTGCTGTTCTTCCGGTAGACGGTGGTCGCATGGCTGAACTCAATACCGGCGCAGCGGCCTGGGGAGATTGA